From Merismopedia glauca CCAP 1448/3, a single genomic window includes:
- a CDS encoding VOC family protein has protein sequence MATQIFVNLPVKHLNRSVEFFTQLGFSFNAQFTDETATCMIVGENIFVMLLTYDKFKTFTPKDICDATKSTEVLVCLSAESREAVDEMVRGAIAAGGITYNEPIDHGFMYGHGFQDLDGHIWELVYMEPSAIN, from the coding sequence ATGGCTACACAAATTTTCGTGAACCTACCCGTCAAACATCTCAATCGGTCTGTGGAGTTTTTTACCCAACTTGGCTTCAGTTTTAACGCCCAATTTACTGATGAGACAGCCACTTGCATGATCGTAGGAGAGAATATCTTCGTCATGTTATTGACTTATGACAAATTCAAGACTTTTACTCCCAAAGACATTTGTGATGCCACCAAAAGCACAGAAGTGCTGGTCTGTTTGTCGGCTGAGAGTCGAGAAGCAGTCGATGAAATGGTTAGAGGGGCGATCGCGGCTGGCGGTATCACCTATAATGAACCAATAGACCACGGGTTCATGTATGGACATGGATTTCAGGATTTAGATGGTCATATTTGGGAACTTGTCTACATGGAACCTAGCGCCATCAACTAA
- a CDS encoding VOC family protein, protein MMAVKPIPEGYHTVTPYLFVPSALTFIKFLTQAFAAEEIRRTLHPEGYIMNAEVRIGDSLIMVGEARGECPPMPSSIYLYVENTDATYKRALQAGGTSMMEPTDEFWGDRHAALKDPSGNCWMIATHVEDVSSAEIEQRIKTLFGSKEPV, encoded by the coding sequence ATGATGGCAGTCAAACCAATCCCTGAAGGTTATCACACGGTTACGCCTTACCTTTTTGTGCCATCTGCATTAACTTTCATCAAGTTTCTCACCCAGGCGTTTGCAGCCGAGGAAATTCGTCGGACTCTACACCCAGAAGGCTACATCATGAATGCTGAGGTGAGAATTGGCGATTCACTCATCATGGTTGGGGAAGCTAGAGGTGAATGTCCGCCAATGCCCAGTTCGATTTATCTTTATGTGGAAAATACCGACGCAACTTACAAACGGGCGCTTCAAGCAGGTGGTACTTCCATGATGGAGCCAACAGATGAATTTTGGGGCGATCGCCATGCCGCACTCAAAGATCCAAGCGGGAATTGTTGGATGATTGCGACTCATGTTGAAGATGTCTCATCGGCAGAAATAGAACAGCGCATTAAAACTTTGTTTGGGAGCAAAGAACCAGTGTAA
- a CDS encoding cytochrome P450, with the protein MLVSIDKTTLFTFLLWLLLAVLIVWLWLRIWYFRLVFDARSQIYHLEGKTVPGSFPRMLLGNLVDVYRSRNRLSAYHLFHQQFGEIVQIFWMWRQQISVTNYQMIRHILVDNQKNYAKFPPNSLIQRLYGNSVLTNNGDEWKRHRLLLNEVFSKQQVASFHEIFVDYSEQLANKWNGYIKKSGESAEVNIYPQLLALFLDIVAKVAIGQDFEALQGEAHEFLQHLKYIVHQSTRPVHQFTNWWKYLPLPSNRKLEQAFVAIDDFLDRLIRQRAEMFDPDSSNVLDLLLQAKNSLETELQPLTDREVRDNLLAIIINGHETVATSVSISLYLLAQHPEKLARAQAEVDQIMDREQGKLTEAGLSELDYLNSVVIESLRLCPPMAGLQRISSDRDVLEGWSIPALQVVGITLMPLHQNPEYFGEQPEQFHPERYLDDEDEAKNALIDVDNATQSFKQCPFSRFVTPDPKSNSRRTKASVYFPLTFGDGARKCLGEHFAMYEMKVALFVLLYYFDFQVAPNFEAELELGKFGLFLTTFPKGGVEMVISRRVH; encoded by the coding sequence ATGTTAGTCTCAATTGATAAAACTACACTATTTACTTTTTTGTTGTGGCTGTTATTAGCGGTTTTAATAGTATGGTTATGGCTACGAATCTGGTATTTTCGACTTGTATTTGATGCACGCAGTCAAATTTACCATCTAGAGGGTAAAACAGTACCAGGTTCTTTTCCTAGAATGTTACTAGGCAATCTAGTTGATGTTTATCGTTCCCGCAATCGTTTATCTGCATATCATTTATTTCACCAACAATTTGGGGAAATAGTCCAAATTTTCTGGATGTGGCGGCAGCAAATTTCTGTGACTAATTATCAGATGATCCGTCACATTCTCGTTGATAATCAAAAAAACTATGCTAAGTTTCCTCCTAATTCTCTAATTCAGCGTCTTTATGGCAATAGTGTTCTCACTAACAATGGGGACGAATGGAAACGTCATCGGTTGTTGCTCAATGAGGTTTTCTCCAAACAGCAAGTCGCCAGTTTTCACGAGATTTTTGTGGATTATTCGGAACAACTTGCTAATAAATGGAATGGATATATTAAGAAATCTGGAGAAAGTGCAGAAGTTAATATTTATCCACAACTGCTAGCTCTGTTCTTAGATATTGTGGCTAAAGTAGCTATCGGTCAGGATTTTGAAGCTTTGCAAGGTGAGGCTCATGAGTTTCTCCAGCATCTCAAGTATATTGTGCATCAAAGCACTCGACCCGTACACCAATTTACTAACTGGTGGAAATATCTTCCTTTGCCATCGAACCGTAAGCTTGAGCAAGCTTTTGTGGCGATAGACGATTTTCTCGACAGATTAATTCGTCAAAGAGCAGAAATGTTCGATCCAGACTCATCTAATGTGCTGGATTTATTACTACAGGCGAAAAATTCTCTGGAAACTGAGCTACAACCGTTAACAGATCGAGAGGTACGGGACAACTTACTGGCTATTATTATTAATGGACATGAAACTGTAGCCACTAGTGTGTCTATCAGCTTGTATCTTTTAGCTCAACATCCAGAGAAATTGGCTCGCGCTCAGGCTGAGGTAGACCAAATTATGGACAGAGAGCAGGGAAAATTAACAGAGGCTGGATTATCAGAACTCGATTATCTCAATAGCGTTGTCATCGAATCACTCCGCTTGTGCCCTCCAATGGCTGGATTGCAACGAATTAGTAGCGATCGCGATGTTTTAGAAGGCTGGTCGATTCCTGCTCTGCAAGTAGTAGGAATTACCTTAATGCCATTACACCAGAACCCCGAATACTTTGGCGAACAACCAGAGCAATTTCATCCCGAACGCTATCTTGATGATGAGGATGAGGCTAAAAATGCTCTAATAGACGTAGATAACGCCACACAATCGTTTAAACAATGTCCATTTAGCAGATTTGTTACCCCAGATCCTAAGTCTAACAGCAGGAGAACCAAGGCTAGCGTTTACTTCCCACTTACCTTCGGAGATGGTGCGAGAAAATGTCTAGGAGAACATTTTGCCATGTATGAAATGAAGGTGGCACTCTTCGTGTTGCTTTACTACTTCGACTTTCAGGTAGCACCTAATTTTGAAGCTGAATTGGAACTCGGAAAATTCGGATTGTTTCTGACAACTTTTCCTAAAGGAGGCGTTGAGATGGTTATTAGTCGCCGCGTTCATTGA
- a CDS encoding anthrone oxygenase family protein — MSALTRLQPAQGIAAMQSINITVINPLFMTVFLGTAAACIFLAIFSVLRWHQPDSVYLLVGSLLYLIGALGVTIAFNVPMNEALAKVDSGSPDGANLWASYLTNWTVWNHIRTVGALGAAALFTSALCH; from the coding sequence ATGAGTGCCCTAACTCGACTCCAGCCAGCACAGGGAATTGCTGCCATGCAATCGATTAATATCACAGTCATCAACCCATTGTTTATGACGGTGTTTTTAGGAACGGCTGCGGCTTGTATCTTTCTGGCTATCTTCTCAGTGTTGAGGTGGCATCAACCGGATTCTGTCTACTTGCTGGTGGGCAGCTTGCTGTATCTCATCGGTGCATTAGGTGTGACTATCGCCTTTAATGTGCCGATGAACGAAGCGCTGGCGAAGGTCGATTCAGGTAGCCCTGACGGCGCGAATCTATGGGCTAGCTACCTGACCAACTGGACAGTCTGGAACCACATTCGGACAGTAGGGGCACTTGGGGCAGCAGCATTATTTACTAGCGCTCTGTGCCATTAA